A window from Poecile atricapillus isolate bPoeAtr1 chromosome 39, bPoeAtr1.hap1, whole genome shotgun sequence encodes these proteins:
- the LOC131591228 gene encoding collagen alpha-1(I) chain-like has product MRRRWRQNPLLAAGIPVGGAGSSRRAPGSPGPPGPPGPPGPPGAPGSPGPPGPPGAPGPPGPPGPPGPLGPLGPPGSPGPPGPPGPLGPPGPPGSPGPPGPPGPPGSPGAPGSPGPPGPPGALGAPGPPGAPGPPGAPGAPGPPGPPGSPGPPGPPGAPGSPGPLGSLGPPGPPGPPGPLGPPGPPGPPGPPGPLGPPGPPGPPGPPLGPPGPPGPPGAPGSPGPLGPPGSPGPPGPLSGPEPGSKAP; this is encoded by the exons ATGCGGCGGCGCTGGAGACAAAATCCTTTATTGGCAGCGGGGATCCCGGTGGGAGGGGCGGGATCCTCCCGGAGAGCTCCCG GATCCCCGGGACCACCGGGAcctccgggacccccgggaccaccgggaGCCCCGGGATCCCCGGGACCTCCGGGACCTCCGGGAGCCCCGGGACCaccgggacccccaggaccaccgggacccctgggacccctgggaccaccgggatccccgggacccccgggaccaccgggaCCCCTGGGACCACCGGGACCACCGggatccccgggacccccgggaccaccgggacccccgggatccCCGGGAGCCCCAGGATCCCCGGgaccaccgggacccccgggagccCTGGGAGCCCCAGGACCACCGGGAGCCCCGGGACcaccgggagccccgggagccccgggaCCACCGGGACCTCCGGGATCCCCGGGACCACCGGGACCTCCGGGAGCCCCGGGATCCCCGGGAcccctgggatccctgggaccaccgggacccccaggaccaccgggacccctgggaccaccgggaccaccgggaccaccgggaccaccgggacccctgggaccaccgggaccaccgggacccccgggacca cccctgggaccaccgggaccaccgggacccccgggagccCCAGGATCCCCGGGACCCCTGGGACCACCGGGATCCCCGGGACCACCGGGACCCCTCAGTGGACCGGAGCCGGG TTCCAAAGCCCCCTGA
- the LOC131591288 gene encoding LWamide neuropeptides-like: protein MGSGIDPGISPGISPGIWDRSWDRPWDLGSELGSGIDPGAGIDPGIWDRSWDRPWGWDRPWGWDQPWDLGSELGSTLGSGIDPGIWDQPWDLGSELGSTLGSGIGAGIDLGIWDRSWDLGSTLGSGIDPGIWDRSWDRPWDLGSTLGLGSEMGSGIDPGISPGIWDRSWDLGSALGSGIDPGAGIGDGIWDRPWDQPWDQPWDLGSELGSTLGSGIGAGIWDRPWDQPWDQPWDQPWDQPWDLGSELGSGISPGAGIDPGNSPGIWDQLQDQPWSWDLLWDRPWGWDQSWDQPWSWDRPREQPWDPGSAPQSALGSGISPGINPRIRDQDQDQSQAPGSAPGSRIRIGISLKLRDQPQDNSQDLGSAPGSGIRIRIWITPGGGAGPGCPRVPAGEGGG, encoded by the exons ATGGGATCTGGGATCGACCCTGGGATCAGCCCTGGGATCAgccctgggatctgggatcgGAGCTGGGATCGaccctgggatctgggatcggagctgggatctgggatcgaccctggggctgggatcgaccctgggatctgggatcgGAGCTGGGATCgaccctggggctgggatcgaccctggggctgggatcagccctgggatctgggatcgGAGCTGGGATCGaccctgggatctgggatcgaccctgggatctgggatcaaccctgggatctgggatcgGAGCTGGGATCGaccctgggatctgggatcgGAGCTGGGATCGACCTTGGGATCTGGGATCggagctgggatctgggatcgaccctgggatctgggatcgaccctgggatctgggatcgGAGCTGGGATCGaccctgggatctgggatcgaccctggggctgggatcGGAGATGGGATCTGGGATCGACCCTGGGATCAgccctgggatctgggatcggagctgggatctgggatcagccctgggatctgggatcgaccctggggctgggatcGGAGATGGGATCTGGGATCGACCCTGGGATCAGCCCTGGGATCAgccctgggatctgggatcgGAGCTGGGATCGaccctgggatctgggatcggagctgggatctgggatcgaCCCTGGGATCAGCCCTGGGATCAACCCTGGGATCAGCCCTGGGATCAgccctgggatctgggatcggagctgggatctgggatcagccctggggctgggatcgaccctgggaacagccctgggatctgggatcaaCTCCAGGatcagccctggagctgggatctgCTCTGGGATCgaccctggggctgggatcaGTCCTGGGatcagccctggagctgggatcgACCCCGGGAACAGCCCTGGGATCCAGGATCAGCCCCACAATCAGCCTTGGGATCTGGGATCAGCCCCGGGATCAACCCCAGGATccgggatcaggatcaggatcagtcCCAAGCTCCGGGATCAGCCCCAGGCtccaggatcaggatcgggatcagtCTCAAGCTCCGGGATCAGCCCCAGGATAATTCCCAGGATCTGGGATCAGCCCCAGGATccgggatcaggatcaggatctgGATCA ccccggggggcggggccgggccgggctgtccccgtgtccccgcggGGGAGGGCGGGGGGTGA